The Eptesicus fuscus isolate TK198812 chromosome 17, DD_ASM_mEF_20220401, whole genome shotgun sequence genome has a window encoding:
- the DUSP13A gene encoding dual specificity protein phosphatase 13 has protein sequence MTLERPRGVTAETGEWVGWPMAEASLPEPWGDTEATPCPGVVELEELLRAGKISSCNRADEVWPNLYIGDAATANNRFELWKLGITHVLNAAHGGLYCQGGPDFYGSSVSYLGVPAHDLPDFDISAYFSSAADFIHRGLSTPGAKVLVHCVVGVSRSATLVLAYLMLHQQMSLRQAVITVRQHRWVFPNRGFLHQLCQLDQKLRGAGRS, from the exons ATGACACTGGAGAGGCCGAGAGGAGTGACTGCAGAGACAGGGGAGTGGGTGGGCTGGCCCATGGCTGAGGCCTCGCTCCCAGAGCCGTGGGGAGATACGGAGGCCACACCTTGCCCGGGTGTTGTGGAACTGGAGgagctcctgagggcagggaAAATCTCTTCTTGCAACCGGGCGGACGAAGTTTGGCCCAACCTTTACATCGGAGATGC GGCCACAGCCAATAACCGCTTTGAGCTCTGGAAGCTGGGCATCACCCATGTGCTGAACGCCGCCCACGGAGGCCTCTACTGTCAGGGCGGCCCTGACTTCTACGGCAGCAGCGTGAGCTACCTGGGGGTGCCAGCCCACGACCTCCCCGATTTCGACATCAGTGCCTACTTCTCCTCCGCAGCTGACTTCATTCACCGCGGCCTCAGCACACCTGGGG CCAAGGTCCTGGTGCACTGTGTGGTAGGCGTGAGCCGCTCCGCCACCCTGGTCCTGGCCTACCTCATGCTGCACCAGCAGATGTCCCTGCGCCAGGCAGTGATCACCGTGAGGCAGCACCGATGGGTCTTCCCCAACCGAGGCTTCCTTCACCAGCTCTGCCAGCTGGACCAGAAGCTGCGGGGTGCAGGCCGGAGCTGA
- the DUSP13B gene encoding dual specificity protein phosphatase 13 isoform X1, with protein MRGKTGSSLPPCPPAARWVSLAKPVASWVPVSLSGPGTACQREKMFFPVCTFPSYWLRGPGAVSQERHSFPGRHQTHVLVPLTTQLSRGPDPLSQLIPETTHPNWVRPDPQRWPESSGMDSLQKQDLRRPKIHGTVSVSPYQPPTLSSLQRLLWVRRAAMLSHIDEVWPNLFLGDAYAARDKSKLAQLGITHVVNVAAGKFQVDTGAKFYHGMPLEYYGIEADDNPFFDLSVYFLPVARYIRTALSVPQGRVLVHCAMGVSRSATVVLAFLMIYENMTLVEAIQTVQTHRDICPNSGFLRQLQVLDNRLGRETGRL; from the exons ATGAGGGGGAAAACCGGGTCTTCACTTCCGCCCTGCCCGCCGGCTGCCCGCTGGGTGAGCTTGGCCAAGCCAGTGGCCTCCTGGgtgcctgtttctctctctggtcCTGGCACCGCCTGCCAAAGAGAAAAGATGTTTTTTCCAGTGTGTACCTTCCCTAGTTACTGGTTGAGAGGGCCAGGGGCAGTTAGCCAAGAGAGGCACTCCTTCCCAGGACGACACCAGACTCACGTTCTGGTGCCACTGACCACTCAGCTCAGCAGGGGCCCGGACCCCCTCAGCCAGCTGATTCCTGAGACAACTCACCCCAACTGGGTGAGGCCTGACCCGCAGCGCTGGCCCGAGTCATCGGG GATGGATTCCCTGCAAAAGCAGGACCTCCGGAGACCCAAGATCCACGGAACAGTCTCTGTGTCCCCCTACCAGCCGCCCACGCTGTCCTCACTGCAGCGCTTGCTGTGGGTCCGTCGGGCCGCCATGCTGAGCCACATCGACGAGGTCTGGCCCAACCTCTTCCTGGGAGATGC GTACGCAGCCCGGGACAAGAGCAAGCTGGCCCAGCTGGGCATCACCCATGTTGTGAATGTTGCCGCGGGCAAGTTTCAAGTGGACACAGGTGCCAAGTTCTATCACGGAATGCCCTTGGAGTACTATGGCATCGAGGCTGATGACAACCCCTTCTTTGACCTCAGTGTCTACTTCCTGCCTGTTGCCCGATACATCCGAACTGCCCTCAGTGTTCCCCAAG GCCGCGTGCTGGTACACTGCGCCATGGGGGTGAGCCGCTCCGCCACTGTCGTCCTGGCCTTCCTCATGATCTACGAGAACATGACACTGGTGGAGGCCATCCAGACGGTGCAGACCCACCGTGATATCTGCCCCAACTCGGGCTTCCTCCGGCAGCTCCAGGTTCTGGACAACCGACTGGGGCGGGAGACGGGGCGACTCTGA
- the DUSP13B gene encoding dual specificity protein phosphatase 13 isoform X2, protein MDSLQKQDLRRPKIHGTVSVSPYQPPTLSSLQRLLWVRRAAMLSHIDEVWPNLFLGDAYAARDKSKLAQLGITHVVNVAAGKFQVDTGAKFYHGMPLEYYGIEADDNPFFDLSVYFLPVARYIRTALSVPQGRVLVHCAMGVSRSATVVLAFLMIYENMTLVEAIQTVQTHRDICPNSGFLRQLQVLDNRLGRETGRL, encoded by the exons ATGGATTCCCTGCAAAAGCAGGACCTCCGGAGACCCAAGATCCACGGAACAGTCTCTGTGTCCCCCTACCAGCCGCCCACGCTGTCCTCACTGCAGCGCTTGCTGTGGGTCCGTCGGGCCGCCATGCTGAGCCACATCGACGAGGTCTGGCCCAACCTCTTCCTGGGAGATGC GTACGCAGCCCGGGACAAGAGCAAGCTGGCCCAGCTGGGCATCACCCATGTTGTGAATGTTGCCGCGGGCAAGTTTCAAGTGGACACAGGTGCCAAGTTCTATCACGGAATGCCCTTGGAGTACTATGGCATCGAGGCTGATGACAACCCCTTCTTTGACCTCAGTGTCTACTTCCTGCCTGTTGCCCGATACATCCGAACTGCCCTCAGTGTTCCCCAAG GCCGCGTGCTGGTACACTGCGCCATGGGGGTGAGCCGCTCCGCCACTGTCGTCCTGGCCTTCCTCATGATCTACGAGAACATGACACTGGTGGAGGCCATCCAGACGGTGCAGACCCACCGTGATATCTGCCCCAACTCGGGCTTCCTCCGGCAGCTCCAGGTTCTGGACAACCGACTGGGGCGGGAGACGGGGCGACTCTGA